A stretch of DNA from Callospermophilus lateralis isolate mCalLat2 unplaced genomic scaffold, mCalLat2.hap1 Scaffold_2286, whole genome shotgun sequence:
TGCTATATGAAATAGGAGGTAAAAAATGCCATGCTATTTCTGCCTATTTAATCATCCATTGTTCCAGTTGTAACATTTTATTCCCCATAAGCCTTGATATTGCTCATTATTAAAGATATCAAGACAATTAAAGGACACTCTGTCTTCTACATTACAGATGTCCATACAGGCTTGTCTCCAAGCCTGGTAAAGCCACCTAAGTACCCACCCACGAGCCGCAGTGGTTTGGAGTAGATTCCAGACTGCTTTGTGAGATCCACAGACCCAGAACCCCTGAGAGCTTCCACTTGCCCCTCTTCAGAGCCTGCTTGACATCTTTGTTCCTCAAGCTATAGATGAGGGGGTTCAACATGGGGATGACAACCGTGTAAAAGATGGACACCACCTTGCTCTGCTCCAGGGAGGAGATGGCACTGGGCTGTGCATACATGAAAAACACGGTCCCGAAAAACAAGCACACTCCAGTGAGGTGGGAGGCACACCTGGAGAAAGCTCGGTGGCGTCCCTGCACGGTGCGGATCTTCAGGATGGCTGAGATGATGCAGAGGTAGGAGACCAACACAACCAAGAAGGTGCTGACAATGATGGAGCCACACAGGCTGAGGAGAACCCACTGGTTCACAGATGTGTCTGAACAAGACAGGGACAAGAGTGGGGGGACGTCACAGAAGAACTCATTGATCTCATTTGGCCCACAGAAGGACAGCCTGAAGGTCATTGTTGCCTGAGTGACAGCATTCACTAGGCCCCATGCGTAGGACCTGGACACCATTAGTCCGCAGACCCGGTGAGTCATGCTCATGGGGTACAGAAGAGGGTTGCAGATGGCAAAGAAGTGGTCGTAGGCCATGGCAGCCaggaggaaagcctcagtggtgcCAAACAGAGACAAAAAGAAGAACTGAGACTGAGACATGCACGCAGCAAAGAACACCCTGCAGTCATCTTTCATACAGTTTACCAGGGTCCTGGGCGCAATTGTGGAAGAATAGCAGACGTCCAGGAAGGAAAGGCTTTGGAGGAAGTCATACATGGGAGTGTGGAGGTGAGCATCGGCCCTGATGATTACAATTATGCCCAAGTTTCCCACGATGGCGATAACATACATCACCAAAAAGACCAGAAACAGAGCTTTCTGCATTCCCAGCCCGCCCCTGAAGCCAAGTTGGACAAACTCTGACACCTGTGTACAGTTGGTCATTGTGTAATGGCAGCcagaggaggcagaggaggaagCGGGCCAGGAAGGGGAAACTCTGCAAGCTCATTAGAACTTACTGCCTCAGGGTTAAAATGAAACTAGAGATCTCCACGTGACACTAAAAGCATTCTGTGTATAATCCTGTTACAGTGTCTTGGTTTATTGGATTCCATAGGCCATAAAATTGGAAAAACCTCTGCTGCAAAGGAAATACAATGGCATCAAATAAGCATTGACATAAGAAGTCTGCACCTGTAAACATGTATAGTTACCTATGATGACCTTTATCAGAATTACCCATGTCATCTCACCAACAATATATGGAAATGAGTCCCTGATCTACTTTGCATCCTTTATTTACTTCACTTACctaagggttttgttttgttttgctttgctttgttttattcTTAAAATGCTTTAGAGAAGTCTCAAAATCAAAGAATAAAAACAGTGACTGAGAGTCCAGCTCAGTGGCACaacacttgcctagtgtgcaaggccctggattcaatgccttgtgtgtgtgtgtgtgtgtgcatgcacgtgcacacacacacacacacaagcacaacgTTGGACATGAGTGCCCCTGAGAACTAGCCATTGAGCCAATCCTGCATTATATAAGAACTGTCATCAGACAGAACTGGGAGATGTTGGCAAGTGACATTGGTTGTCTGGAAAAGACCAAGCCCTGTGCCAAACCCTCTACACTGGTTTCCTGTTACTGCTGAAATAAATTACCTTGAATGGcataaataaacagaaattaaTGATCTTTCAGTTCTAAGGAAATACATGCAGTGCCCATGGTCTGCACTTGTTAGCCAGCACGCTTCCTTACGGAAGCCCTGAAGGAGAATTTGTTCACCTTTTCCAGCCTCTAAAGACCTGCATTCCTTAGCCCATGGTCCCTTGTGCTTTTAAAACTGGAAGCACAGCATTTTCTCTTCTCTCTGACCTCTCTGCTCTTGGACTTGCTTTATCTGTATGTAACCATCCTGTCTTCTTAAATGCCCTTGTGTTGAAATCAGATCCTTCTAGATGGACCAAGATAACCACCACCCTGCCGCCCTGTCTCAATGTCCTTTGCAGTGAAAGGTACTGTATCCTTGAATCAGTGTGTGGACATACTGGGAGGGTAGCTCTCATCCCTACcatggaatatattttgtatatttttttaaagattgatgAAGTTGTGGTTATAATATAAGGCAAAAGAAATCCAATCATACATGGTGCTGTTTTTACTAATTAGGCTTTTTACTACAATCATTCATTAACACATTCTTGAATTAATGATTATCAaactatttttcctttttatctaTAATAACTTCCCCTCCAATACACTCTCTTCATCATTAAATATTACACACAAAACAACAATAATGTATTTAAGCAGCTAATTTAGGGCACCTTGAGCTACAGTAAGCTGGAACTTCCTTGTAGGGTAGAAATTCCTCCTTGGAATGGAGCTGGGGATGGAGCTATAACTGGGTGACTGTTGGAGTCAATGTGTTGAAGGAGAGAGCAAGTGCTTCTCTTACTCCAGCTCTGGGTGGACTGACTCACAGGCTCCTCACAGTGGGCAGGGCACAGCAAGGCTGCCCACTTCCAGTGCCAGCTCACACTGCTGGAAGTGATCCCAAAGTCTTGTGCACAAAGAAGCAGGTCACAAATCCATCCCAGGCACAAAGCCAGGCAAGTCAAGTTAACGCAAAACATAGTTACAGCTGTGACACTGCCACAAACATAGCCATGACTGTGCTGCTGGACACCACCATGCCTAGACACAGTGAGCCTGCTGCAGGGAGTGTCATACGTCTTACAAGAGGCCCTGAGGAGAGGAGGCACTAACCAGCTAACTCCAGAGGAGCAGGAGTATGATCCTGTCTCATCAAAGGCCACTCTTCTTCCTGGGAGAGTTAGTGCCTAAGAATCTCAAAAAGGAAATCTCATCAAAAAACAGAGCAAAATCACACAGCTGGAGGAGTTTTTGACACTTTTGAAGACTTGACATCCATGAAAACAAAAGTCTCCTTTTTTGGGGAACTTGGACTCAACCACTGAGCggtgtccccagccctattttatattttatttagagacaggatctcactgggttgcttagtgcctcactttctgctgaggctggctttgaattcacgatcttcttgcctcagcctccccaaccactgggattacaggcatgcaccatgcacCCAGCCCAGAGTCTCCATTTTAACTGCTTTTCAGATAAGCATTTATAGCTGTGTTGTAACAGATTGATGTAGAAAATGAAGGCACCAAACcctaattctgaaaaaaaaatagctattgGATGATTGTTATAATATATcaatctaaaaatatttaaactgtCTTTAATGCTCAAAAAAGCAACCAGTACCACATACTAATACCACTGAGTTTCACCATAAGAAATGTGCCAAGATTTGCCAAGTTGTcctgcttattttttttcctgactcCAGAGCCCTTTTTCTTGCCCCCTTATTTACCAGACACCTTTTTATATGTGAGCACTGAGCAACACTAGTACTGCTGCGTGCTCTTGTTTTGGATCTTTTGCTGGATTATCACCCTCTGTTGCAAACCTTCTCTGTGCTCCTTAGAAACCCCCAAT
This window harbors:
- the LOC143640408 gene encoding olfactory receptor OR9H1-like: MTNCTQVSEFVQLGFRGGLGMQKALFLVFLVMYVIAIVGNLGIIVIIRADAHLHTPMYDFLQSLSFLDVCYSSTIAPRTLVNCMKDDCRVFFAACMSQSQFFFLSLFGTTEAFLLAAMAYDHFFAICNPLLYPMSMTHRVCGLMVSRSYAWGLVNAVTQATMTFRLSFCGPNEINEFFCDVPPLLSLSCSDTSVNQWVLLSLCGSIIVSTFLVVLVSYLCIISAILKIRTVQGRHRAFSRCASHLTGVCLFFGTVFFMYAQPSAISSLEQSKVVSIFYTVVIPMLNPLIYSLRNKDVKQALKRGKWKLSGVLGLWISQSSLESTPNHCGSWVGT